The Sorangiineae bacterium MSr11954 DNA segment GTGCGGCATGTTTTCCGCGGTCAAGTCGGGCACGGCCATGGGCTGCCGGACCGGCGAGGGCTCGCATGCCACGCATCGGCTCGCTATCTCGCCAGGCGAGCCTCTTACCTCCGCGCAATCGCAACTTCTCGAACCGCTCGATGGTCATCCAACCGGGCGACTGGCGTCACCCGATCGCGCGCCATACCGATGCCGCTAGGAGGTCTTCCTTATACCCGATTGGCGAGGAGATCGAGATTCGACGCGGAGAGCGGAAGAGGAGGTACAGGATGCCATCGCGGAACCTGCGGCAGTGGAAGTTCGTGTTTGTGGGGTTGTTGTCGTTCGCACTTGTAGCGCTATTGGAGCGGGCCGCGCGTGCGGATATCACGGTTACCAAAGCCCGTATTGGTTGCCTGGACATTCAGCTCGATGGGAACCTCACTGGGCTCGTCGCGCAAGCGTGCAATCACCGGACGGAGTGCTCCTACAAGGCACCCACCGAAGAGCAGTACCGGCGTGCGGGGGTACGAGCGGCGACGCGCTCGTTCTGTACGCAGGGGATGGAGATTATCTATAGCTGCGGCAATCAGGGTGACGCAAAGCGAGTCCAGGTCCCGGGCGACGCTTGGAATCAGCCTCCGGCGCGCCTCGCGTGCGACGGAATGACCGTTGCGACTAACATCGAGCGCGTGAGCAACCTGTCCGACGAGTCGTGCGATGCTCGGTGGCCGAGCAGCGACTACTTCTTGGCGCCTGCCGAGATGCTCGACTGGACGCCGCTCGCGGCCGATACGTTCCCTGTTCTGAACCACCCACCGCCGCCGGCGACTCGCGATATGTACCATACGACGAGCTCACGCCCCGGCTCCCCGGCCAGCACGATTGGCTCCAATGAAGGACGCCTCATCGATTATTTGCGCAAGCTCGCCGCCCGTCGTGATGCGACCACCGCGCTGTGCGAAGCGGCCAAGGCCTACGCGGGCAACAGCGCTGGCGGCATCGCGGGCAATCGGCCGACCGGTGAAAATTTCGGCAATGCCATGGCCGAGCTCGCGGTCACCGGCCGAAACGCCTTTGCGACTTTCCGCAGCGCGAACCCGACGCTCGATTCGATGAAGCGCGCGTGCGCGGGGGTGCCCGACGCACACCTGAATCGGGCGCTCGACCGTGCCTATGCGGTCGCCAACGTGCTCCGAGTGCGGAGCACGCACGCGACGCCCACCGCCGTGCGCCGCTTCCTCGGCTGGCTCGGTGTATCGGGGGAGGACGACAAGCCTTATCGCCCGGTCAACGTTCCCACGGCACCGTTTCCGCAGTTCGACGTGTCCGTCGATGTTCGCGGGCTCGCCGGTTCGCTCGGCGCCATCCAGACGCGGTACATGATCGCGCACGCCCGGCCGCCGCTGTTTCGGCAGGGGCCTTCGCTCGCGAAGGGTGGCGCACGCGAGGTCTTCGGCGATCTCGAGCCGGCGATTGCGCCCGATGCGCATGTCCTCATCTTCATCCATGGGATGGACTCGCGCGCCGAAGAGGCGTTGAAGCTCACCAAAGCGATGCACGCGCTGGCACGCGAGCCCGGCGGGAAGAATTGGACCGTCATCGCCTTCGATATGCCATCGAGCGGCTACGCCGAGAGCATCGATCACGACCTGTTCGGCAACGCGGGCGATGTAACGTGCCACCGCACGCCGATGCTCGACTTCCTCGAGAGCTACGTCGTGAAGCTCGTCGACGCGATCGATGCCCAGGTGGGCGGCCAGTTGAAGCCGCGCATCCGCGCGGTGGTCGGCGGGAGCCTCGGTGGCAACATGTCCCTTCGCCTCGGCCGCCGCGCGGCTCTCGGCACGCAGCCCGCAGCGCCTTGGTTGCGCAATATCGTGCCTTGGTCGCCGGCATCGATCTGGTCTCCCATGACGAACCGCAGCGGCGTGCTTGCCGGTTGCGACGCGGGATGGGACGCGAAGAACGACTTTGCGGTTGGCTGGCCGCGCGGCATGGCCGAGAAGCCCGAGTCGCCAAACGATCGTCGAAACCTCTTTTACGGCGTCTTCGACTTCGCCCCTCCTGGCGACCGCCCGCAGGCGCAGCACTGGTGGCGCGACGATTGGTCGTGCAAGAGCGCCGTGACCACCGCCTCGCGCGTCGAGCGCCAAGAGACGTATGACGCGCTCTTTCGCCGCTACCGTTGGCGGCTCGCGGCCGAGCAGCTCGCGTTCAGCCACCGTCAGAATCGAGGG contains these protein-coding regions:
- a CDS encoding alpha/beta hydrolase; translated protein: MPSRNLRQWKFVFVGLLSFALVALLERAARADITVTKARIGCLDIQLDGNLTGLVAQACNHRTECSYKAPTEEQYRRAGVRAATRSFCTQGMEIIYSCGNQGDAKRVQVPGDAWNQPPARLACDGMTVATNIERVSNLSDESCDARWPSSDYFLAPAEMLDWTPLAADTFPVLNHPPPPATRDMYHTTSSRPGSPASTIGSNEGRLIDYLRKLAARRDATTALCEAAKAYAGNSAGGIAGNRPTGENFGNAMAELAVTGRNAFATFRSANPTLDSMKRACAGVPDAHLNRALDRAYAVANVLRVRSTHATPTAVRRFLGWLGVSGEDDKPYRPVNVPTAPFPQFDVSVDVRGLAGSLGAIQTRYMIAHARPPLFRQGPSLAKGGAREVFGDLEPAIAPDAHVLIFIHGMDSRAEEALKLTKAMHALAREPGGKNWTVIAFDMPSSGYAESIDHDLFGNAGDVTCHRTPMLDFLESYVVKLVDAIDAQVGGQLKPRIRAVVGGSLGGNMSLRLGRRAALGTQPAAPWLRNIVPWSPASIWSPMTNRSGVLAGCDAGWDAKNDFAVGWPRGMAEKPESPNDRRNLFYGVFDFAPPGDRPQAQHWWRDDWSCKSAVTTASRVERQETYDALFRRYRWRLAAEQLAFSHRQNRGPDATRPSLADPLFLYNGTRTLLLAGELDAGARLGYWANETAPRMTNTPGLFRFLARTGHSLHDERPAWLAREIVSFLNGDPNPPR